ATCTCAATAAAACGTGCGCCCGATGCCTCGTATTGCGCCGCATATCCTGCCGGGTCGATGTCGTTGATCCCCTTCACGAGGGTTGTCCTGACTGCCGACCGCCGGCCGGAGAGGAGTCCGAGGCTCTGCTGGATCCTCTCCCACGACCCCTCCTCCTCCGGGTTGCAGAGGGGGAGGTAGGTCTCCTCGTCGGGTGCGTCCAGGGAGACGTAGGTCTGGAAGGGACGGCAGCGGGCGAGGACGTCGGGCCGCGTCCCGTTCGAGACCAGGAAGGTGGTGAAGCCCTCCGCGTTGAAGAGGTCGATCATCTCCGGCAGGCCCGAATACAGGGTCGGTTCGCCGGAGAGGGAGATCGCCACCATCGTCGGGTCGAGTGCCTCGGCAAAACGATCCCCTGTCACGTACTGCGAGACCTTGTACCCGGAGAGCGCCCTCTTCTGGAGGTCGCGGACACGTCCGAGGATCTCCGCGGGCGTGCACTCCCTCTCTGCCTCGACGTCGTGCTCGAAGGAACGCCAGCAGAAGAGGCAGCGCTGGTTGCAGCGGAGGGTCGGCGTCATCTGCACGCAGCGGTGACTCTCGATCCCGTAGAACTGGTGCTTGTAGCACATGTCGCCGCCCTTCAGGGCCCGCTTGTTCCACATGCACGGCTTCACGGCCGCCGTGGCGTCGGGAGAAAAAAACTGGTAGCCCTGCTTCTGCAGGGCGCCCCTCGCGTCCTCACATCGTGGAGATCGCATCGATACCAAGGGTTTCGAGAGATTCCTTCAGCGTGTTCTGCGCAGCCTTCACAAGGGTGAGCCTGCTCGCCCGCATCTCCCCCTCGCTCTTCAGCACAGGCACGTACCTGTAGAAGGTG
This genomic window from Methanofollis sp. contains:
- the twy1 gene encoding 4-demethylwyosine synthase TYW1, producing the protein MRSPRCEDARGALQKQGYQFFSPDATAAVKPCMWNKRALKGGDMCYKHQFYGIESHRCVQMTPTLRCNQRCLFCWRSFEHDVEAERECTPAEILGRVRDLQKRALSGYKVSQYVTGDRFAEALDPTMVAISLSGEPTLYSGLPEMIDLFNAEGFTTFLVSNGTRPDVLARCRPFQTYVSLDAPDEETYLPLCNPEEEGSWERIQQSLGLLSGRRSAVRTTLVKGINDIDPAGYAAQYEASGARFIEIKGYMYLGYSRNRLSRENMPEHEEIRRFAEEVAGHCTRYRIADESPISRVVLMERTERGDETE